In Deinococcus aerophilus, a single window of DNA contains:
- a CDS encoding MBL fold metallo-hydrolase: MTALQPTPHGPLRVWSLPTGPLQENAVLVAGAQGEGFLFDPGDDAGRVLALVRDAGVTVRGILLTHAHFDHIGAVQPVREALRVPVWLHPADLPLYRMGAASAARWNLPFLQPDAPDYEIAQDQTFTAGDLTLTARELPGHAPGHVVFLAGTDGEHGLVVAGDTLFQGGIGRTDLPGGDHPQLLAGLQRELLGLPDATAVYPGHGPATTVGQERRSNPFLR, from the coding sequence ATGACTGCGCTCCAGCCCACCCCTCACGGTCCCCTTCGCGTCTGGTCGCTGCCCACCGGTCCCCTGCAGGAGAACGCCGTGCTGGTGGCGGGTGCCCAGGGCGAGGGCTTTCTCTTTGATCCCGGCGACGATGCCGGACGGGTGCTGGCACTCGTGCGCGACGCGGGCGTGACCGTGCGCGGCATCCTGCTCACCCACGCCCATTTCGACCACATCGGGGCGGTGCAGCCGGTGCGCGAGGCGCTGCGCGTGCCGGTGTGGCTGCACCCCGCCGACCTGCCGCTGTACCGCATGGGAGCGGCCTCGGCGGCCCGCTGGAACCTGCCCTTCCTTCAGCCCGACGCGCCCGATTACGAGATCGCGCAGGACCAGACCTTCACGGCGGGCGACCTGACCCTGACCGCCCGCGAGTTGCCCGGGCACGCGCCGGGGCATGTGGTGTTCCTGGCCGGAACGGACGGTGAGCACGGGCTGGTGGTGGCCGGCGACACGCTGTTTCAGGGCGGTATCGGGCGCACCGATCTTCCAGGCGGCGACCACCCGCAACTCCTCGCGGGCCTGCAGCGCGAACTGCTGGGCCTGCCGGACGCCACCGCCGTGTACCCCGGCCACGGTCCCGCCACAACGGTCGGCCAGGAGCGGCGGAGCAATCCCTTTTTGCGCTGA
- a CDS encoding ABC transporter substrate-binding protein, translating into MRRSLLLSLTLLCGTAGAATLVYGAGGEPVSLDSGIITDGNSATPQMMVYDGLVRFKKGTSDIAPGLALRWSSNANATEWTFTLRPGVKFTDGTPFNADAVVFNINRWWDPEAPGGAKDQNKTFTSWQFIFGGFKGDANTLLKSVRAEGTNKVVFTLNRGFAPFPEALATSFFGIASPTAVKKAGAKYGTPAALPVGTGPFIMQEWKTGDRINLIPNKAYWGTKASYDALVLRFLKDPSARLNELKAGTIDFTTDLNPEQLGAVKADKNLTAVLVPSFNVGMLSLNLGNKYLKNDKVRQAISMAVNKKAIVDAFWGDLGVTDASFLPPTLGWANSKAVPADYKFDPAAAKKLLAEAGYPNGFTVDLWYMPVSRPYFPTPKPIAEAMAADLGAIGIKVNLKTEDWAKYLADRMTTPGFDMYMIGWTGPYASPYNFYGTYYGEEATGDSKFASQKIFEQLRVAAASSSRATQAKAYAQIHQITYDANVRIPIVHSRPLAAARTYVKGWQPGPSSLLPFEDITIDGKK; encoded by the coding sequence ATGCGGCGTTCCCTTCTCCTTTCCCTGACCCTGCTGTGCGGTACGGCGGGCGCGGCCACGCTGGTTTACGGCGCGGGCGGCGAGCCGGTTTCGCTGGATTCCGGCATCATCACCGACGGCAACTCGGCCACTCCGCAGATGATGGTGTACGACGGTCTGGTGCGTTTCAAGAAGGGCACCAGCGACATCGCGCCGGGGCTGGCGCTGCGCTGGTCGTCCAACGCCAACGCCACCGAATGGACCTTCACGCTGCGGCCGGGCGTCAAGTTCACCGACGGCACGCCGTTCAACGCCGACGCGGTGGTGTTCAACATCAACCGCTGGTGGGACCCCGAGGCGCCGGGCGGGGCCAAGGACCAGAACAAGACCTTCACTTCATGGCAGTTCATCTTCGGCGGTTTCAAGGGCGACGCGAACACGCTGCTCAAGAGCGTGCGGGCCGAGGGCACGAACAAGGTGGTCTTTACCCTGAACCGCGGCTTTGCGCCGTTTCCCGAGGCGCTGGCGACCAGTTTCTTCGGCATCGCCTCGCCCACGGCGGTCAAGAAGGCCGGCGCGAAGTACGGCACGCCCGCTGCGCTGCCGGTGGGCACCGGCCCGTTCATCATGCAGGAGTGGAAGACCGGCGACCGCATCAACCTGATTCCCAACAAGGCGTACTGGGGAACCAAGGCGAGTTACGACGCGCTGGTGCTGCGCTTCCTGAAAGACCCCAGCGCCCGCCTGAACGAACTCAAGGCCGGCACCATCGACTTCACCACCGACCTGAACCCCGAACAGCTGGGTGCGGTCAAGGCCGACAAGAACCTGACGGCGGTGCTCGTGCCGTCCTTCAACGTCGGGATGCTGAGCCTGAACCTGGGCAACAAGTACCTCAAGAACGACAAGGTGCGCCAGGCCATCTCCATGGCGGTGAACAAGAAGGCGATCGTGGACGCCTTCTGGGGAGATCTGGGGGTCACGGACGCGAGCTTCCTGCCGCCCACGCTGGGCTGGGCGAACAGCAAGGCAGTGCCCGCCGACTACAAGTTCGATCCGGCGGCGGCCAAAAAGCTGCTCGCCGAGGCGGGCTATCCCAACGGCTTTACCGTGGATCTGTGGTACATGCCGGTGAGCCGTCCGTACTTCCCCACGCCCAAGCCGATCGCCGAGGCGATGGCCGCCGACCTCGGGGCCATCGGCATCAAGGTCAACCTCAAGACCGAGGACTGGGCCAAGTACCTCGCCGACCGCATGACCACCCCGGGCTTCGACATGTACATGATCGGCTGGACCGGCCCCTACGCCAGCCCATACAACTTCTACGGCACGTACTACGGCGAGGAGGCGACCGGCGACAGCAAGTTCGCCAGCCAGAAGATCTTCGAGCAGCTCAGGGTCGCCGCCGCGAGCAGCAGCCGCGCCACCCAGGCCAAGGCCTACGCCCAGATCCACCAGATCACCTACGACGCCAACGTCCGGATTCCCATCGTGCACTCGCGCCCGCTGGCGGCGGCGCGCACCTATGTCAAGGGCTGGCAGCCGGGCCCCTCGAGCCTGCTGCCGTTCGAGGACATCACCATCGACGGCAAGAAGTAA
- a CDS encoding M20 family metallopeptidase, with product MTQTYRQQTPVSIEDFALQQQVIQWRRHLHENPELSFHEHETADFVEAQLRKLPNLSVTRPTPTSVLAVLRGEAGPGRTVLLRADMDALPIAEETDLPFASKRAGVMHACGHDAHTAMLLGAATVLSRQPGTLCGEVRFIFQHAEEHFPGGAQQIVDTGVLDDVDVVMGEHVMSPIPTGVILLREGPLMASPDAFDITIQGKGGHGAQPHQTVDPVVIAAQIVMAFQSVISRQLDPIVPAVLSVTQIHSGSAHNIIPDTATLNGTVRTFDPELRELMPQRMEKIVQGITEAFGATYTFEYRNGYRATVNDAGTTALLREVARETFGDEVTLTEGQPLMGSEDFSAYMTKAPGTFVLIGAGGPAHAPHHHPKFDIDEKALTYGTRMYVASAQRLTQPQG from the coding sequence ATGACCCAGACCTACCGTCAGCAAACGCCCGTCAGCATCGAGGACTTTGCCCTGCAGCAGCAGGTGATCCAGTGGCGCCGCCACCTGCACGAGAACCCGGAACTGTCATTCCACGAGCATGAGACCGCCGATTTCGTGGAGGCGCAGCTGCGCAAACTGCCGAACCTGAGCGTGACCCGCCCCACGCCCACGAGCGTGCTGGCCGTGCTCAGGGGTGAGGCGGGGCCGGGGCGCACGGTGCTGCTGCGCGCGGACATGGACGCGCTGCCCATCGCCGAGGAAACGGACCTGCCGTTTGCGAGCAAGCGCGCCGGGGTGATGCACGCCTGCGGCCACGACGCCCACACCGCCATGCTGCTCGGCGCGGCGACGGTGCTGAGCCGCCAGCCCGGGACCCTGTGCGGCGAGGTGCGCTTCATCTTTCAGCACGCCGAGGAGCATTTTCCGGGCGGCGCACAGCAGATCGTCGACACCGGCGTGCTCGACGACGTGGACGTGGTGATGGGCGAACACGTCATGAGCCCCATCCCGACCGGCGTCATCCTGCTGCGCGAGGGACCGCTGATGGCCTCGCCCGACGCCTTCGACATCACCATTCAGGGCAAGGGGGGCCACGGCGCGCAGCCGCACCAGACCGTGGACCCGGTGGTGATCGCCGCGCAGATCGTGATGGCCTTCCAGAGCGTGATTTCCCGGCAGCTCGACCCGATCGTGCCCGCGGTCCTGAGCGTCACGCAGATTCATTCGGGCTCGGCCCACAACATCATTCCCGACACCGCCACCCTGAACGGCACGGTGAGGACCTTTGACCCCGAACTGCGTGAGCTGATGCCGCAGCGCATGGAGAAGATCGTGCAGGGCATCACCGAGGCCTTCGGGGCGACCTACACCTTCGAGTACCGCAACGGCTACCGCGCCACCGTGAACGACGCCGGAACCACCGCCCTGCTGCGCGAGGTGGCCCGCGAGACCTTCGGGGACGAGGTGACGCTCACCGAAGGCCAGCCCCTGATGGGCAGCGAGGATTTCAGCGCCTACATGACCAAGGCGCCGGGCACCTTCGTGTTGATCGGCGCGGGGGGACCGGCGCACGCCCCGCACCACCATCCCAAGTTCGACATCGATGAGAAGGCCCTGACCTACGGCACCCGGATGTATGTCGCGTCGGCGCAGCGCCTGACGCAGCCCCAGGGCTAG
- the ppgK gene encoding polyphosphate--glucose phosphotransferase yields MSVILGIDIGGSGIKGAPVDTATGQLTEERRRIPTPEGAHPDAVKAVVAELVAHFGLDGSVGVTFPGVVQHGRTLSAANVDKAWIDLDADALFSTATGQDIHLINDADAAGLAEARFGAGAGVAGTVLMLTFGTGIGSALFHNGVLVPNTELGHLWLRDKEAEGWASDRARERDDLNWKQWSKRVSTYLQHLEALFSPDLFIIGGGVSKKPDKWQDHIKLTRSELVPARLQNEAGIVGAAMMAAGYALSPNAAAPTGGPAASGAARVAPKTPAKKAAKKGSARKA; encoded by the coding sequence ATGAGCGTGATCCTGGGCATCGACATCGGCGGCAGTGGCATCAAGGGCGCACCTGTAGACACCGCCACCGGACAGCTGACGGAGGAGCGCCGCCGCATTCCCACCCCCGAGGGCGCGCACCCCGACGCCGTGAAGGCCGTGGTGGCCGAGCTGGTGGCCCACTTCGGGCTGGACGGCTCGGTGGGCGTGACCTTTCCTGGCGTGGTGCAGCACGGGCGCACGCTGAGCGCAGCCAACGTGGACAAGGCCTGGATTGATCTGGACGCCGACGCGCTGTTCTCCACGGCGACCGGTCAGGACATCCACCTGATCAACGACGCCGACGCTGCCGGACTGGCCGAGGCGCGCTTCGGGGCGGGCGCGGGGGTGGCCGGCACGGTGCTGATGCTCACCTTCGGCACCGGCATCGGCAGCGCCCTGTTCCACAACGGAGTGCTGGTGCCCAACACCGAATTGGGCCACCTGTGGCTGCGCGACAAGGAGGCCGAGGGCTGGGCCTCCGACCGTGCCCGCGAGCGCGACGACCTGAACTGGAAGCAGTGGAGCAAGCGCGTGAGCACCTACCTGCAACACCTGGAGGCGCTGTTCAGCCCGGACCTGTTCATCATCGGCGGCGGGGTCAGCAAGAAGCCCGACAAGTGGCAGGACCACATCAAGCTCACCCGCAGCGAGCTGGTGCCTGCCCGGCTGCAGAACGAGGCTGGAATCGTGGGCGCGGCCATGATGGCCGCCGGCTATGCCCTCTCGCCGAACGCGGCCGCCCCCACCGGCGGTCCGGCGGCGTCGGGGGCGGCCCGGGTTGCCCCGAAGACACCTGCCAAAAAGGCCGCCAAAAAGGGAAGCGCCAGGAAAGCCTGA
- the secA gene encoding preprotein translocase subunit SecA, whose product MFRVLNKLFDNNVRDVQQIVKAIVQPVNALEDEMSRVEDLAGAFMELRRRVQEGGETLDDVVVPAFALIREAGRRSIGKRHYDVQLIGGYALHKGRIAEMRTGEGKTLVATLALALNALEGRGCHLVTVNDYLARVGAEEMGLLYRTLGLTVGLASRELQPAQKQAAYACDITYVTNSELGFDYLRDNMAQSREALSLRAEHPLNFAIVDEVDSILIDEARTPLIISGAAEKATDLYYVYAKLIKRLQKGEPAEPGVRTEPTGDYTIDEKSKQVHMTENGISKIERLLSIPDLFSPENMDKAHMITQAVRARELYHREKDYIINADGEVIIIDEFTGRSMPGRRYGEGLHQAIEAKEGVKIENENQTLATITYQNFFRLYTKFAGMTGTAKTEEKEFLDIYGSDVLVIPTNRDVIRKDSDDLVYRSKLGKYNAVVEEVREIHATGRPVLIGTASIVTSEQLSELLTAAGIKHSVLNAKFEAQEASIIAQAGRSGTVTIATNMAGRGTDIKLGGDAESIIGASIESSLGLNRYVPEVEAFVTALSRHDPQTVEIGMRIPGMTEDFIRQAQQLHSETALDHERVKELGGLHIIGTERHESRRIDNQLRGRAGRQGDPGSSRFYVSFEDDLMRLFANERVVAMMDRLGMDDTQPIEAKMVTGAIEKAQARVEDRNFSTRKQLLEFDNVMSKQRDTVYAQRREVLLGPDEAVEESTEGMIADFVDMQLATHLPIEASPEAWDIEGLQAAMLDAVPQLEGFDFARLRDLSPADAQNALLQAVADAFDARREELSPTMLNSLSRYVLLQTVDQLWKEHLHGMDVLRQGIGLRGYGQRDPFTEYKFEATNMFNDMIDNLKSDVTKFIFRMQFGQTG is encoded by the coding sequence ATGTTCCGTGTCCTCAACAAACTATTTGATAACAACGTGCGAGACGTGCAGCAGATCGTCAAGGCGATCGTGCAGCCCGTGAACGCCCTCGAAGACGAGATGAGCAGGGTAGAGGACCTGGCCGGGGCGTTCATGGAGTTGCGCCGCCGGGTGCAGGAGGGCGGCGAGACGCTCGACGATGTGGTGGTGCCGGCCTTCGCCCTGATCCGTGAGGCCGGACGGCGCTCGATTGGCAAGCGGCACTACGACGTGCAGCTGATTGGCGGCTACGCCCTGCACAAGGGCCGCATCGCCGAGATGCGCACCGGTGAGGGCAAGACGCTGGTGGCGACGCTGGCGCTGGCGCTGAACGCACTGGAGGGGCGCGGCTGCCATCTGGTCACGGTCAATGATTACCTCGCCCGCGTGGGCGCCGAGGAAATGGGCCTGCTGTACCGCACGCTGGGCCTGACCGTGGGTCTGGCGAGCCGCGAGTTGCAGCCGGCCCAGAAGCAGGCCGCCTACGCCTGCGACATCACCTATGTCACCAACAGCGAGCTGGGCTTTGACTACCTGCGCGACAACATGGCCCAGAGCCGTGAGGCGCTGTCCCTGCGCGCCGAGCACCCCCTGAACTTCGCCATCGTGGACGAGGTGGACAGCATCCTGATCGACGAGGCCCGCACGCCGCTGATCATCTCGGGGGCCGCCGAGAAGGCCACCGACCTGTACTACGTGTACGCCAAGCTGATCAAGCGCCTGCAGAAGGGAGAGCCCGCCGAGCCTGGCGTGCGGACCGAACCGACCGGCGACTACACCATTGACGAGAAGAGCAAGCAGGTCCACATGACCGAGAACGGCATCAGCAAGATCGAGCGTCTGCTGAGCATTCCGGACCTGTTCAGCCCCGAGAACATGGACAAGGCCCACATGATCACCCAGGCCGTGCGCGCCCGCGAGCTGTACCACCGCGAGAAGGACTACATCATCAATGCGGACGGCGAGGTCATCATCATCGACGAGTTCACCGGGCGCAGCATGCCGGGGCGCCGTTACGGCGAGGGCCTGCACCAGGCGATCGAGGCCAAGGAAGGCGTCAAGATCGAGAACGAGAACCAGACGCTCGCGACCATCACGTACCAGAACTTCTTCCGGCTGTACACCAAGTTCGCGGGCATGACCGGCACCGCCAAGACCGAGGAGAAGGAGTTCCTCGACATCTACGGCTCGGACGTGCTCGTCATCCCCACCAACCGCGACGTGATCCGCAAGGACTCCGACGATCTGGTGTACCGCAGCAAGCTGGGCAAGTACAACGCGGTGGTCGAGGAGGTCCGGGAGATCCACGCCACGGGCCGCCCGGTGCTGATCGGCACCGCCTCCATCGTGACCAGTGAGCAGCTCAGCGAACTGCTAACGGCGGCGGGCATCAAGCATTCGGTGTTGAACGCCAAGTTCGAGGCGCAGGAGGCGAGCATCATCGCGCAGGCCGGACGCAGCGGCACGGTGACCATCGCCACCAACATGGCCGGGCGCGGCACCGACATCAAGCTGGGCGGGGACGCCGAATCGATCATCGGAGCCAGCATCGAATCCAGCCTGGGCCTGAACCGCTATGTGCCGGAGGTCGAGGCGTTCGTCACTGCCCTGAGCCGGCACGATCCCCAGACCGTGGAGATCGGCATGCGCATTCCCGGCATGACCGAGGACTTCATCCGTCAGGCCCAGCAGCTGCACTCCGAGACGGCGCTGGACCACGAACGGGTCAAGGAGCTGGGCGGGCTGCACATCATCGGTACCGAGCGCCACGAGTCGCGCCGCATCGACAACCAGCTGCGCGGGCGCGCCGGGCGTCAGGGCGATCCCGGCAGCAGCCGCTTCTACGTGTCCTTCGAGGACGACCTGATGCGTCTGTTCGCCAACGAGCGCGTGGTCGCCATGATGGACCGCCTGGGCATGGACGACACCCAGCCCATCGAGGCCAAGATGGTCACCGGGGCCATCGAGAAGGCGCAGGCCCGCGTGGAGGACCGCAACTTCAGCACCCGCAAGCAGCTGCTGGAGTTCGACAACGTGATGAGCAAGCAGCGCGACACCGTGTATGCCCAGCGCCGCGAGGTTCTGCTCGGGCCGGACGAGGCGGTCGAGGAATCCACCGAGGGCATGATCGCCGACTTCGTGGACATGCAGCTCGCCACCCACCTGCCCATCGAGGCCAGCCCCGAGGCCTGGGACATCGAGGGCCTGCAGGCGGCCATGCTCGACGCCGTGCCGCAGCTCGAGGGCTTCGACTTCGCGCGCCTGCGCGACCTGTCGCCGGCCGACGCCCAGAACGCCCTGCTGCAGGCGGTGGCCGACGCCTTTGACGCCCGGCGCGAGGAGCTCAGCCCCACCATGCTCAACAGCCTGTCGCGCTACGTACTGCTGCAGACGGTGGATCAGCTGTGGAAGGAGCACCTGCACGGCATGGACGTGCTGCGCCAGGGCATCGGCCTGCGCGGCTACGGCCAGCGCGATCCCTTCACCGAGTACAAGTTCGAGGCCACCAACATGTTCAACGACATGATCGACAACCTCAAGAGCGACGTGACCAAGTTCATCTTCCGGATGCAGTTCGGCCAGACCGGCTGA
- a CDS encoding S66 family peptidase, translating to MPYFLCPPRLPPGSRVAALSLSSGFVTAVMGRYHAGVRQVAAEFGWEVVPAPNALRGPEFLYAHPQARADDLHWALQNPEIHGLLSIIGGDDSVRLLPWLDLDLIRAHPKPFLGFSDSTVTLLAFLRAGVRAYHGPALLTDLAENGGLHPFTVQGLRRTLVEEPRPFELFPAPEWTEHFQDWADDTLQERRRPFVPGDGWQWLQGDAPAQGHLIGGCLEVLDMLCGTPGWPAPELWNGAVLALETSEDVPTPQQVGYWLRNYAAQGILGRAAGLLLARPRGYTPDRVTELYGWVRRVLAEAGRGDLPVVANVDFGHTSPQLTLPLGAQVRLDPLARRVTVFP from the coding sequence ATGCCGTATTTTCTGTGCCCGCCCCGTCTGCCGCCCGGTTCGCGTGTGGCCGCCCTGAGCCTGTCGAGCGGATTCGTGACTGCGGTGATGGGCCGTTACCACGCCGGGGTGCGGCAGGTGGCCGCCGAGTTCGGCTGGGAGGTGGTCCCCGCCCCGAACGCCCTGCGCGGTCCAGAGTTCCTGTACGCCCACCCGCAGGCCCGCGCCGACGACCTGCACTGGGCCCTGCAGAACCCGGAAATTCATGGCCTGCTGAGCATCATCGGCGGCGACGACAGCGTGCGGCTGCTGCCGTGGCTGGACCTGGACCTTATCCGCGCCCATCCCAAGCCGTTCCTGGGCTTCAGCGACAGCACGGTCACGCTGCTCGCCTTTTTGCGTGCCGGGGTCCGGGCCTACCACGGTCCGGCGCTGCTGACCGATCTGGCCGAGAACGGCGGCCTGCACCCCTTTACCGTGCAGGGGCTGCGCCGCACGCTGGTGGAGGAACCGCGGCCCTTTGAGCTGTTCCCCGCCCCCGAGTGGACCGAACATTTTCAGGACTGGGCCGACGATACCCTGCAGGAGCGCCGCCGGCCCTTTGTGCCGGGAGACGGCTGGCAGTGGCTGCAGGGAGACGCTCCCGCCCAGGGCCACCTGATCGGGGGCTGTCTGGAGGTGCTGGACATGCTGTGCGGCACGCCCGGGTGGCCCGCGCCGGAGCTGTGGAACGGTGCGGTACTGGCCCTGGAAACCAGCGAGGACGTGCCCACGCCACAGCAGGTGGGATACTGGCTGCGCAACTACGCCGCGCAGGGCATCCTGGGCCGGGCCGCCGGGCTGCTGCTCGCGCGTCCCCGCGGCTACACGCCGGACAGGGTGACAGAGCTGTACGGCTGGGTGCGCCGCGTCCTCGCCGAGGCGGGACGCGGGGACCTGCCGGTGGTGGCCAACGTGGATTTCGGGCATACCAGTCCGCAGCTCACGCTGCCGCTGGGCGCGCAGGTGCGGCTGGATCCGCTGGCCCGGCGCGTCACGGTTTTTCCGTAG
- a CDS encoding metallophosphoesterase family protein, with amino-acid sequence MPGVRLLLLSDTHANATALGAVLKDAEAHRYDRVVHLGDAVGYGPHPREVLEMLRDLDALCIVGNHERMLLEYHDGKRDTRDSVVSLALRWQLTRLSERDIAWIRTWRDGVDDPDVGARYRHGTPVSLDDYTDSVSAAREAFAQWQGRLGFVGHTHIPAVYATLNAPTGEWIKAQMFYDGGSYLVPPSTRVILNPGSVGQPRDGNPRASYAIFDSARAHFEVVRVPYDIPRAQAAALEAGLPQVLAARLAVGK; translated from the coding sequence ATGCCGGGCGTGCGGCTGCTGCTGCTTTCTGACACTCACGCCAATGCCACCGCTCTGGGGGCCGTCCTGAAGGATGCCGAGGCCCACCGCTACGACCGGGTGGTTCACCTGGGCGACGCGGTGGGCTACGGCCCGCATCCCCGCGAGGTCCTGGAGATGCTGCGCGATCTGGACGCGCTGTGCATCGTGGGAAACCACGAGCGCATGCTGCTGGAATACCACGACGGCAAACGCGACACCAGAGACAGCGTGGTATCGCTGGCACTGCGCTGGCAGCTGACGCGCCTGTCCGAGCGGGACATCGCGTGGATCCGCACCTGGCGTGACGGTGTGGACGACCCGGACGTGGGTGCCCGCTACCGCCACGGCACGCCGGTCAGCCTGGACGACTACACCGATTCGGTCTCTGCCGCCCGCGAGGCCTTTGCCCAGTGGCAGGGCCGGCTGGGTTTCGTGGGGCATACCCACATTCCCGCCGTGTACGCCACCCTGAACGCTCCGACCGGCGAGTGGATCAAGGCGCAGATGTTCTATGACGGCGGCAGCTACCTCGTGCCGCCCTCCACCCGCGTGATCCTGAACCCCGGCAGCGTGGGCCAGCCGCGCGACGGCAACCCACGCGCGAGCTACGCCATCTTCGACAGCGCCCGCGCCCATTTTGAGGTCGTGCGTGTGCCCTACGACATTCCCCGCGCTCAGGCGGCGGCGCTGGAGGCCGGGCTGCCGCAGGTGCTCGCGGCGCGGCTGGCCGTGGGCAAGTAG
- a CDS encoding DNA polymerase III subunit delta': MTASVLHGPLLEQAGAFRGNALLLSGPARVGKLEVAWALAAGQNCTGVRGMYGEACGGCSSCRALAAGAHPDVLLVEPRATTTTGKVARRRLIPIGAILEGRDKTREYETHVYEFLEVRPTFTRRVVIVNGAEHLGPEAANALLKLVEEPPHGALFVFLAEDVRSVLPTIQSRSARLGVAPAPDHAIASALRRAGHPEDPEVVAFAAGRAGVLADLERVRGALTDARELDTALEVGLLSALEAAEALEKRFDPAWHPEALRFVWRDRPPHQRARADTALEALQAALEAYASPSLSFQVLALALRAAFGLD; encoded by the coding sequence ATGACCGCCAGCGTTCTGCACGGCCCCCTGCTGGAACAGGCCGGGGCCTTCCGGGGCAATGCCCTGCTGCTCAGCGGTCCGGCGCGGGTGGGCAAGCTGGAGGTGGCGTGGGCGCTCGCGGCGGGCCAGAACTGTACCGGCGTGCGCGGCATGTACGGCGAGGCGTGCGGGGGCTGTTCCTCGTGCCGGGCGCTGGCCGCCGGGGCCCACCCCGACGTGCTGCTCGTCGAGCCGCGCGCCACGACGACCACCGGCAAGGTGGCGCGGCGCCGCCTGATTCCCATCGGCGCGATTCTGGAGGGGCGGGACAAGACCCGCGAGTACGAGACGCACGTCTACGAGTTTCTGGAGGTGCGGCCCACCTTCACCCGCCGGGTGGTGATCGTCAACGGCGCGGAGCACCTGGGTCCGGAGGCAGCCAACGCCTTGCTGAAGCTGGTCGAGGAACCCCCGCACGGCGCGCTGTTCGTGTTTCTGGCCGAGGACGTGCGCTCGGTGCTGCCGACCATCCAGAGCCGCAGCGCCCGCCTGGGAGTGGCCCCCGCGCCGGACCACGCCATCGCCTCGGCGCTGCGCCGCGCCGGGCACCCCGAGGACCCCGAAGTGGTCGCCTTTGCTGCCGGGCGGGCGGGCGTGCTCGCCGATCTGGAGCGGGTGCGCGGGGCCCTGACCGATGCCCGCGAGCTGGACACCGCGCTGGAGGTGGGCCTGCTCAGTGCCCTGGAGGCCGCCGAGGCCCTGGAAAAACGCTTTGACCCCGCGTGGCATCCCGAGGCCCTGCGCTTTGTCTGGCGTGACCGGCCCCCGCATCAGCGTGCCCGCGCCGATACCGCCCTGGAGGCCCTGCAAGCGGCGCTGGAGGCCTACGCCAGCCCCAGCCTGAGCTTTCAGGTCCTCGCGCTGGCCCTGCGCGCGGCCTTCGGGCTGGACTGA
- a CDS encoding amidohydrolase family protein has product MTAAPPDATAKSFTPRLLVCDLLYTGMGGAQSPGGVVVVGDTVAATGHPDALRASYPQATEETVGGIIAPPPVNAHTHLDMSAYAFQALPYFRWLPEIVVAQRGKRGVPGALAGADELARLGTGGVGDIVWSPDVMDALLAREDLGGVLYFEVLGAFPERAETTFAAMRERVEAWRRRERPGGPRIGLSPHTPYTVSHRLMKLVTDYAAGEGLPVQIHVAEHPSEPALFATGAGPLWEHRLPGFWPETFAEVIGRPPEPELTPVRYLDELGALAARPTLIHMVNVTQGDLVRVARAGCAVVSCPRSNHHLDCGTFPWAAVAAAGIEIALGTDSVASGESLDVREDVAFARRVYPDLDPRVLVRAAVKGGHRVLGGRVPVIRRGELWLESYRWS; this is encoded by the coding sequence ATGACTGCTGCCCCACCCGACGCCACGGCCAAGTCCTTCACACCGCGCCTGCTCGTCTGCGACCTCCTGTATACCGGCATGGGCGGAGCGCAGTCTCCCGGCGGCGTGGTGGTCGTGGGCGACACCGTGGCCGCCACCGGCCACCCGGATGCGCTGCGCGCCAGTTATCCGCAGGCAACCGAGGAAACCGTGGGCGGAATCATCGCGCCGCCGCCGGTCAACGCGCACACGCATCTGGACATGAGCGCCTACGCATTCCAGGCATTGCCGTACTTTCGCTGGCTCCCCGAAATTGTGGTTGCCCAGCGCGGGAAACGTGGAGTGCCCGGGGCACTCGCCGGAGCCGACGAACTCGCGCGTCTGGGTACGGGTGGCGTGGGCGACATCGTGTGGTCGCCGGACGTGATGGACGCCCTGCTCGCGCGTGAAGACCTGGGCGGGGTGCTGTATTTCGAGGTGCTGGGGGCTTTTCCGGAGCGGGCCGAAACCACCTTTGCGGCCATGCGCGAACGGGTGGAGGCGTGGCGCCGGCGGGAGCGGCCCGGCGGCCCCCGGATCGGGCTGTCGCCGCACACGCCGTATACCGTCAGTCACCGCCTGATGAAACTGGTGACCGACTACGCCGCGGGCGAGGGCCTGCCCGTGCAGATTCATGTGGCCGAGCATCCCAGCGAGCCTGCCCTGTTCGCCACCGGCGCGGGCCCGCTGTGGGAGCACCGCCTGCCCGGGTTCTGGCCCGAAACCTTTGCGGAGGTGATCGGCCGTCCGCCGGAGCCGGAGCTGACCCCGGTGCGTTACCTCGATGAGCTGGGCGCGCTCGCTGCGCGGCCCACACTGATCCATATGGTCAATGTCACGCAGGGTGACCTCGTCCGGGTGGCGCGCGCCGGCTGCGCGGTGGTGAGCTGCCCGCGCAGCAACCATCACCTGGACTGCGGAACCTTTCCGTGGGCCGCCGTGGCCGCCGCCGGCATCGAGATCGCCCTGGGCACCGATTCGGTCGCCAGCGGTGAGAGCCTGGACGTGCGCGAGGACGTGGCCTTTGCCCGGCGCGTGTACCCGGACCTGGACCCGCGCGTGCTGGTGCGCGCCGCCGTCAAGGGCGGCCACCGCGTGCTGGGCGGCCGGGTGCCCGTGATCCGGCGCGGCGAGCTGTGGCTGGAAAGCTACCGCTGGAGCTGA